A section of the Agrococcus sp. SGAir0287 genome encodes:
- a CDS encoding TRAP transporter large permease, with protein sequence MGPTILSSFGAAMLLRVPVGFALAAASFVAIWLTTDAPLSVGAQRLVAGMTPFPLLAIPLFVLAGAVMNEGGMTKRMLDLADSIVGGMRAGIAQTTVLSSLFFGGISGSAVASISSLGRILIPAMKERRYKPAYASAVMAAAPVVDPIMPPSITMIVYGVVSGTSIGALFFAGIVPALLYVVILMVVVHVTSRWLGFTDEAIAEAKMLHRPIGTIAKEDRPRFWPSLWKATPALLLPIVILGGIRFGWFTPTEAAAVAVVYALVVGIFVYRELTWKRFVFGMADSALVVGLIMLVLAAAQIYSWALTLGFVPQTAAEAIFAVTENPIILLLLINAVLLVVGMFIEANAALIILTPILYPVAVEAGIDPVHLGIIIVVNLSVGLLTPPVGIGLMLAAEIGKVSMLRAVKAVLPFLLAGLLFLLLITFVPEISLWLPNLMMP encoded by the coding sequence ATGGGACCGACGATCCTCTCGAGCTTCGGCGCAGCGATGCTGCTGCGCGTGCCGGTCGGCTTCGCGCTCGCAGCCGCGTCCTTCGTGGCGATCTGGCTCACGACCGACGCCCCGCTGTCCGTCGGAGCCCAGCGCCTCGTCGCAGGCATGACCCCGTTCCCGCTGCTCGCGATCCCGCTGTTCGTGCTCGCGGGCGCGGTCATGAACGAGGGCGGGATGACGAAGCGCATGCTCGACCTGGCCGACTCGATCGTCGGCGGCATGCGCGCAGGCATCGCACAGACCACGGTGCTCTCGTCGCTGTTCTTCGGCGGCATCTCCGGCTCCGCCGTCGCATCGATCTCGAGCCTCGGCCGCATCCTCATCCCCGCGATGAAGGAGCGTCGGTACAAGCCCGCGTACGCCTCGGCCGTCATGGCTGCGGCGCCCGTCGTCGATCCGATCATGCCGCCGTCGATCACGATGATCGTCTACGGCGTCGTGAGCGGCACGTCGATCGGCGCGCTCTTCTTCGCCGGCATCGTGCCCGCGCTGCTCTACGTCGTGATCCTCATGGTCGTCGTGCACGTGACCTCGCGCTGGCTCGGCTTCACCGACGAGGCGATCGCCGAGGCGAAGATGCTGCATCGCCCGATCGGCACGATCGCGAAGGAGGACCGGCCCAGGTTCTGGCCGTCGCTGTGGAAGGCCACGCCGGCCCTGCTGCTGCCGATCGTGATCCTCGGCGGCATCCGCTTCGGCTGGTTCACCCCCACCGAGGCCGCGGCCGTGGCCGTCGTCTACGCCCTCGTCGTCGGCATCTTCGTGTACCGCGAGCTGACGTGGAAGCGCTTCGTGTTCGGCATGGCCGACTCGGCGCTCGTGGTCGGGCTCATCATGCTCGTGCTCGCAGCTGCGCAGATCTACTCGTGGGCGCTCACGCTCGGCTTCGTGCCGCAGACGGCCGCCGAGGCGATCTTCGCCGTCACGGAGAACCCGATCATCCTGCTGCTGCTCATCAACGCGGTGCTGCTCGTCGTCGGGATGTTCATCGAGGCGAACGCCGCCCTCATCATCCTCACGCCGATCCTGTACCCGGTCGCGGTGGAGGCGGGGATCGACCCCGTGCACCTCGGCATCATCATCGTCGTCAACCTGAGCGTCGGCCTCCTGACCCCGCCTGTCGGCATCGGGCTCATGCTCGCGGCCGAGATCGGCAAGGTCTCGATGCTGCGCGCCGTCAAGGCCGTGCTGCCCTTCCTCCTCGCCGGCCTGCTCTTCCTGCTGCTCATCACGTTCGTGCCGGAGATCTCGCTCTGGCTGCCGAACCTGATGATGCCGTGA
- a CDS encoding iron-siderophore ABC transporter substrate-binding protein, whose translation MQRALRLSLALPIVAALAACSSTAAPGDGAASGDTITIEHAFGTTEIVGTPERVATVNWANQDIALALGVVPVGMAAQTYGDDDGDGVLPWTAEALDELGAETPALFDETDGIDFEAVAESDPDVILASYSGLTEEDYATLSEIAPTVAFPEYAWGTPWRESLAITGQALGLEDEAAAVQADIEAQIAAATEGSAFAGLSTAMVFVDPTDLSTISAYTPLDTRVQYLEDLGLTTAGSVTSLGEANEGQFFGAVSAERADTFDDVDLFVAYGDQSLLEAMQADPLLGTIPAIRSGAVALLTDGTPVAAALTPTPLSIPWALDDYVTTFDAAAQQVP comes from the coding sequence ATGCAGCGAGCCCTCCGGCTCTCCCTCGCCCTCCCCATCGTGGCCGCGCTGGCCGCCTGCTCGTCGACCGCCGCCCCCGGCGACGGCGCCGCGTCCGGCGACACGATCACGATCGAGCACGCGTTCGGCACCACCGAGATCGTCGGCACCCCCGAGCGCGTCGCGACGGTCAACTGGGCGAACCAGGACATCGCCCTCGCGCTGGGCGTCGTGCCGGTCGGCATGGCGGCGCAGACCTACGGCGACGACGACGGCGACGGCGTGCTGCCGTGGACGGCGGAGGCCCTCGACGAGCTCGGCGCCGAGACGCCCGCGCTCTTCGACGAGACGGACGGCATCGACTTCGAGGCCGTCGCCGAGTCCGACCCCGACGTCATCCTCGCCTCCTACTCGGGCCTCACCGAGGAGGACTACGCGACGCTCAGCGAGATCGCGCCGACCGTCGCCTTCCCCGAGTACGCGTGGGGCACGCCGTGGCGCGAGTCGCTCGCCATCACGGGCCAGGCGCTCGGGCTCGAGGACGAGGCCGCAGCCGTGCAGGCCGACATCGAGGCGCAGATCGCGGCGGCGACCGAGGGGTCGGCGTTCGCGGGCCTCTCGACGGCCATGGTGTTCGTCGACCCCACCGACCTGTCGACGATCAGCGCCTACACGCCGCTCGACACCCGCGTGCAGTACCTCGAGGACCTCGGTCTCACGACCGCCGGCTCGGTCACGAGCCTCGGCGAGGCGAACGAGGGGCAGTTCTTCGGCGCGGTGAGCGCCGAGCGGGCCGACACGTTCGACGACGTCGACCTGTTCGTCGCCTACGGCGACCAGTCGCTGCTCGAGGCGATGCAGGCCGACCCGCTGCTCGGCACCATCCCCGCCATCCGCTCCGGCGCAGTCGCGCTGCTCACCGATGGCACTCCGGTCGCCGCGGCGCTCACGCCGACGCCGCTGTCGATCCCGTGGGCGCTCGACGACTACGTCACGACCTTCGACGCCGCCGCGCAGCAGGTGCCGTGA
- a CDS encoding TRAP transporter small permease has translation MKRALHRLLDRLDLAVQMLCILLLGLVIVGVMWQVLARYVTRGSTAWTAELASYAFVWLAMLAIALGVRRGRHMVLDIWEYVPYRRWLARLIDSVAFLIVAGTLLLLLAFGIEGLGAAWSRTAPGLGISTGWVALAVPVGSALALVFAVEAWWLSVNADEGEDPLDAPLIHQPADLIVIKGEV, from the coding sequence ATGAAGAGAGCGCTGCACCGGCTGCTCGATCGGCTGGATCTCGCCGTGCAGATGCTGTGCATCCTGCTGCTCGGGCTCGTCATCGTCGGCGTCATGTGGCAGGTGCTCGCGCGCTACGTCACGAGGGGTTCCACGGCATGGACGGCCGAGCTCGCGTCCTACGCGTTCGTGTGGCTCGCGATGCTGGCCATCGCGCTCGGCGTGCGGCGCGGACGGCACATGGTGCTCGACATCTGGGAGTACGTGCCCTACCGACGCTGGCTCGCTCGCCTCATCGACTCCGTCGCCTTCCTCATCGTCGCGGGCACGCTCCTGCTGCTGCTCGCCTTCGGCATCGAGGGCCTCGGCGCCGCCTGGAGCCGCACGGCGCCCGGCCTCGGCATCTCGACCGGCTGGGTCGCGCTCGCCGTACCCGTCGGCTCGGCCCTCGCGCTCGTGTTCGCCGTCGAGGCCTGGTGGCTCAGCGTCAACGCCGACGAGGGCGAGGATCCGCTCGACGCCCCGCTCATCCATCAGCCCGCCGACCTCATCGTGATCAAGGGAGAGGTGTGA
- a CDS encoding NAD(P)-dependent oxidoreductase produces MARRLASAGALTVWNRSAARAQALAAEHPTVRVAASPALAASDVTITVLPDLDEVRAVLEGPDGLLAGWRDARRTPMLVVCGTVSPVALRRLAAELEGRVEVVDAPLSGGVVGAAEGRLSIMVGGTAAQAATLAEVLAPCASRVTRMGPTGAGATAKLCNQLVVAETVAALSEAFALARAAGLDADALADALGAGLASSEVLRQKRHHWVDETFEPGGTIDYQVKDLRYARDAAADAGLRLPLGERALALFEEAVDAGDGALDHTGVYRTIAG; encoded by the coding sequence ATGGCTCGACGGCTCGCCTCGGCAGGGGCGCTGACCGTCTGGAACCGCTCGGCGGCGCGCGCGCAGGCGCTCGCCGCCGAGCATCCGACCGTGCGCGTCGCGGCGTCCCCGGCGCTCGCCGCCAGCGACGTCACGATCACGGTGCTGCCGGATCTCGACGAGGTGCGTGCGGTGCTCGAGGGGCCTGACGGCCTCCTCGCCGGCTGGCGCGACGCGCGTCGCACGCCGATGCTCGTCGTCTGCGGCACGGTCTCGCCCGTGGCGCTGCGGCGCCTCGCCGCCGAGCTCGAGGGGCGCGTCGAGGTCGTCGACGCGCCCCTGTCCGGTGGCGTGGTGGGCGCCGCGGAGGGCCGGCTGTCGATCATGGTCGGCGGCACGGCCGCGCAGGCGGCGACGCTCGCCGAGGTGCTCGCGCCGTGCGCGAGCCGCGTGACCCGGATGGGGCCCACGGGCGCGGGCGCCACCGCGAAGCTCTGCAACCAGCTCGTCGTCGCCGAGACGGTCGCGGCCCTGTCGGAGGCGTTCGCGCTCGCGCGCGCCGCCGGGCTCGACGCCGACGCGCTCGCCGACGCGCTCGGCGCAGGCCTCGCGTCGAGCGAGGTGCTGCGGCAGAAGCGCCACCACTGGGTCGACGAGACGTTCGAACCGGGCGGCACGATCGACTACCAGGTGAAGGATCTGCGCTACGCGCGCGACGCCGCGGCGGACGCGGGGCTGCGGCTGCCGCTGGGCGAGCGCGCGCTCGCGCTGTTCGAGGAGGCGGTCGACGCCGGCGACGGCGCGCTCGACCACACGGGCGTGTACCGCACGATCGCGGGCTGA
- a CDS encoding GntR family transcriptional regulator: protein MSETGFPTLSSIERLTRRELILDRLRSSVASGELPPGTHLGETELSSSLGVSRGTLREALRHLEEEGLLSRDARGRLSVRVVSLAEVRDIFDVRFALESFAAEVACSSPALPAIVERLRAALARLEAAEREDVPARIDADLAFHEEICAASGNATLVESWRRVSGLARVAILAAGRETAVANMSAARHEPIVDAIASGDASLARAVLREHSAAARDLVAQRMAEEDASEAR from the coding sequence ATGAGCGAGACCGGCTTCCCGACGCTGTCGTCGATCGAGCGACTCACGAGACGCGAGCTCATCCTCGACCGGCTGCGATCCTCCGTCGCGTCCGGCGAGCTGCCCCCGGGCACCCACCTGGGCGAGACGGAGCTCAGCTCCTCCCTCGGCGTCTCGCGCGGCACGCTGCGCGAGGCGCTGCGGCACCTCGAGGAGGAGGGGCTGCTGTCGCGGGACGCGCGCGGCAGGCTCTCGGTGCGCGTCGTGAGCCTCGCGGAGGTGCGGGACATCTTCGACGTGCGCTTCGCGCTGGAGTCGTTCGCGGCGGAGGTCGCGTGCAGCAGCCCGGCGCTGCCCGCCATCGTCGAGCGGCTCCGGGCCGCGCTCGCGCGGCTCGAGGCGGCAGAGCGCGAGGACGTGCCTGCGCGCATCGACGCCGACCTCGCCTTCCACGAAGAGATCTGCGCCGCGAGCGGCAACGCGACGCTCGTGGAGTCGTGGCGTCGCGTCTCCGGCCTCGCCCGCGTCGCGATCCTCGCCGCCGGACGCGAGACCGCGGTCGCCAACATGTCCGCGGCGCGGCACGAGCCCATCGTCGACGCGATCGCGTCCGGCGACGCATCCCTCGCCCGCGCGGTGCTGCGCGAGCACTCCGCCGCCGCCAGGGACCTCGTCGCGCAGCGCATGGCCGAGGAGGACGCGAGCGAGGCTCGCTGA
- a CDS encoding putative quinol monooxygenase — protein sequence MSDAPVVVIAIFRPAAGARDDVLAALGRAIPRVHEEEGCTLYAIQEAADGVIWMVEHWTSQALLDAHGAGQPVADLNADLEGLLTEPVEVITAAPIPFGDPAKGLVRA from the coding sequence ATGAGCGACGCCCCCGTGGTCGTCATCGCCATCTTCCGACCCGCCGCCGGCGCCCGCGACGACGTGCTCGCAGCGCTCGGCCGCGCGATCCCGCGCGTGCACGAGGAGGAGGGCTGCACGCTCTACGCCATCCAGGAGGCCGCCGACGGCGTCATCTGGATGGTCGAGCACTGGACGTCGCAGGCACTGCTCGACGCGCACGGCGCCGGGCAGCCGGTCGCCGACCTGAACGCCGACCTCGAGGGGCTGCTGACCGAGCCCGTCGAGGTCATCACGGCGGCGCCGATCCCGTTCGGGGATCCGGCGAAGGGGCTCGTCCGCGCCTGA
- a CDS encoding SDR family NAD(P)-dependent oxidoreductase: MTTTRTAIVTGATSERGIGMAVADRYAADGWAIVILDLDGERAAQVAAEIGERHGVAHFGSAVNVAEEAAVEAARAAVAAEVEAGRLPVVGALANIAGITSPVPFLETDLALWNTVMAVNATGTYLVTKAFLPPMLEAGFGRIVNMSSVSAQRGGGVFGKVPYSAAKAAILGFTKALAREIADSGVTVNSVTPGAVDTNIRVGTTPELEARIAADIPVGRVATTDEIAAVFAFLSSDGASYLQGTNIDVNGGSHMH, translated from the coding sequence ATGACCACCACCAGGACCGCCATCGTCACGGGCGCCACGAGCGAGCGCGGCATCGGCATGGCCGTCGCCGATCGCTATGCGGCCGACGGCTGGGCCATCGTGATCCTCGACCTCGACGGCGAGCGCGCCGCGCAGGTCGCCGCCGAGATCGGCGAGCGGCACGGCGTGGCGCACTTCGGATCCGCGGTGAACGTCGCCGAGGAGGCCGCCGTCGAGGCCGCGCGCGCCGCCGTCGCCGCCGAGGTCGAGGCGGGTCGCCTGCCCGTCGTCGGCGCGCTCGCCAACATCGCCGGCATCACCTCGCCCGTGCCGTTCCTCGAGACCGACCTCGCGCTGTGGAACACCGTCATGGCCGTGAACGCGACCGGCACCTACCTCGTGACGAAGGCGTTCCTGCCGCCGATGCTCGAGGCGGGCTTCGGCCGCATCGTCAACATGTCGTCGGTGTCGGCGCAGCGCGGCGGCGGCGTCTTCGGCAAGGTGCCCTACTCGGCGGCGAAGGCCGCGATCCTCGGCTTCACGAAGGCGCTCGCGCGCGAGATCGCCGACTCGGGCGTGACGGTGAACTCTGTGACGCCCGGCGCCGTCGACACGAACATCCGCGTCGGCACGACGCCCGAGCTCGAGGCGCGCATCGCCGCCGACATCCCCGTCGGCCGCGTCGCGACCACCGACGAGATCGCCGCGGTGTTCGCGTTCCTGTCGAGCGATGGCGCGTCGTACCTGCAGGGCACGAACATCGACGTCAACGGCGGCAGCCACATGCACTGA
- a CDS encoding sugar phosphate isomerase/epimerase family protein produces MTFPDRLGCSTISFQHLALPDALRDVRALGFQEIDLGALPGVCDHVPFELDDRAIDAVAATIADAGIRVRSVNGDVGDLNVPAADPAARREHLERLLRLTAAIGAEALVLPCGALDHEPAATLEVDVARVAHELAVAGTLAEEHGTRVWVESIHFLRLCWNAERAAMLHERTPASVRAVLDLAHVVAAGDDVAAVVDAWGDRTAHVHLRDAVRGDFARPIGGGDVDLDAAFAALASVGYEGGFTLELPARAYTDDATATSSPAFRAERLAAIDAAARHVVPKLEAAGLAHRGVQIR; encoded by the coding sequence ATGACGTTCCCCGATCGGCTCGGCTGCTCGACGATCTCGTTCCAGCACCTCGCCCTGCCCGACGCCCTGCGCGACGTGCGCGCCCTCGGCTTCCAGGAGATCGACCTCGGCGCCCTCCCCGGCGTCTGCGACCACGTGCCCTTCGAGCTCGACGACCGCGCCATCGACGCCGTCGCCGCGACGATCGCCGACGCCGGCATCCGCGTGCGGTCGGTGAACGGCGACGTGGGCGACCTCAACGTGCCCGCCGCCGACCCCGCGGCCCGTCGCGAGCACCTCGAGCGGCTCCTGCGCCTCACCGCCGCGATCGGTGCCGAGGCGCTCGTGCTGCCGTGCGGTGCGCTCGACCACGAGCCCGCGGCGACGCTCGAGGTGGACGTCGCGCGCGTCGCGCACGAGCTCGCCGTCGCCGGCACGCTCGCGGAGGAGCACGGCACCCGGGTGTGGGTCGAGTCCATCCACTTCCTGCGCCTGTGCTGGAACGCCGAGCGCGCCGCGATGCTGCACGAGCGCACGCCGGCGTCGGTGCGCGCGGTGCTCGACCTCGCCCACGTCGTCGCCGCGGGCGACGACGTGGCTGCGGTCGTGGATGCGTGGGGCGACCGCACCGCGCACGTGCACCTCCGCGACGCGGTGCGCGGCGACTTCGCCCGCCCGATCGGCGGCGGCGACGTCGACCTCGACGCGGCCTTCGCCGCGCTCGCGTCGGTCGGCTACGAGGGCGGCTTCACGCTCGAGCTGCCGGCGCGGGCCTACACCGACGACGCGACGGCGACGTCGAGCCCCGCGTTCCGCGCCGAGCGGCTCGCCGCGATCGACGCGGCGGCTCGCCACGTCGTCCCCAAGCTCGAGGCCGCCGGCCTCGCCCACCGCGGCGTGCAGATCCGCTGA
- a CDS encoding MFS transporter, whose translation MSTEALAMRGPVRGTPDAKKVAVGSGVGAVIETYDFIGYGTAAALYFGTVFYPSEDPLVGTLLSFATLGVGFLARPLGGVIGGHLGDRIGRKPVLVASLIAMGLATFVIGLLPTYAQVGILAPILLVTVRIVQGVAFGAEWGGAILMSYEHAPWRRKGAFTGIVQAGFPVGLLLANLTFLVSVHLPGDWAWRVPFLASIVLVVVGLLIRAKVPESPVFEDVKTQGIVAKAPVVEVIRTDWRNILRGIGLRVAETAGYAVSVTYMISYINDEGLAEPSQTLTALCIGAGIGVFATWGWAALTDRVGRRPLYIAVTLFAAIFAIPMFLLVNTGLFILIVLTMILAYSVCQNALAGAQGAWFPELFQAKTRSSGASLAYQFSAMVSGFTPFITTLLFVWLGWLGPALLFGTYALIGLVAALLTRETWGPRERRLADEAEAAADAEGLARVG comes from the coding sequence ATGAGCACCGAGGCTCTTGCGATGCGCGGACCCGTCCGCGGCACTCCCGATGCGAAGAAGGTCGCCGTCGGCTCCGGCGTCGGCGCCGTGATCGAGACCTACGACTTCATCGGCTACGGCACCGCCGCAGCCCTCTACTTCGGCACCGTCTTCTACCCCTCCGAGGATCCGCTCGTCGGCACGCTGCTGTCGTTCGCGACCCTCGGCGTGGGCTTCCTCGCCCGCCCCCTCGGCGGCGTCATCGGCGGCCACCTCGGCGACAGGATCGGTCGCAAGCCCGTGCTCGTCGCCTCGCTCATCGCGATGGGGCTGGCGACCTTCGTCATCGGCCTGCTGCCGACGTACGCGCAGGTGGGCATCCTCGCCCCGATCCTGCTCGTCACCGTGCGCATCGTCCAGGGCGTCGCGTTCGGCGCCGAGTGGGGCGGCGCGATCCTCATGAGCTACGAGCACGCGCCATGGAGGCGCAAGGGCGCCTTCACGGGCATCGTGCAGGCGGGCTTCCCCGTCGGACTCCTGCTCGCGAACCTCACCTTCCTCGTCTCGGTGCACCTGCCGGGCGACTGGGCGTGGCGCGTGCCGTTCCTCGCATCCATCGTCCTCGTCGTCGTCGGCCTGCTGATCCGCGCGAAGGTGCCCGAGTCGCCCGTGTTCGAGGACGTGAAGACCCAGGGCATCGTCGCGAAGGCGCCCGTCGTCGAGGTCATCAGGACGGACTGGCGCAACATCCTGCGCGGCATCGGTCTGCGCGTCGCCGAGACCGCCGGCTACGCCGTGTCGGTGACCTACATGATCAGCTACATCAACGACGAGGGCCTCGCCGAGCCCTCGCAGACGCTCACCGCGCTCTGCATCGGCGCCGGCATCGGCGTCTTCGCGACCTGGGGATGGGCGGCGCTCACCGACCGCGTCGGCCGACGCCCGCTCTACATCGCCGTGACGCTCTTCGCCGCGATCTTCGCGATCCCGATGTTCCTGCTCGTCAACACGGGCCTGTTCATCCTCATCGTGCTCACGATGATCCTCGCCTACTCGGTGTGCCAGAACGCCCTCGCCGGCGCGCAGGGCGCGTGGTTCCCCGAGCTCTTCCAGGCGAAGACCCGCTCGTCGGGCGCCTCGCTCGCGTACCAGTTCTCGGCGATGGTCTCGGGATTCACGCCCTTCATCACGACGCTGCTGTTCGTGTGGCTCGGTTGGCTCGGCCCGGCGCTGCTGTTCGGCACCTACGCCCTCATCGGCCTCGTCGCCGCGCTCCTGACGCGCGAGACGTGGGGCCCGCGCGAGCGACGCCTCGCGGACGAGGCCGAGGCCGCCGCCGACGCGGAGGGGCTCGCCCGCGTCGGCTGA
- a CDS encoding NAD(P)H-dependent oxidoreductase: MNLHELLQEREAAGDPIRVGLIGSGRFGTMYLSQARNIPGIRVAAIADIDTARARESLARVGWPEDAIVDSVDDLAEGRTAVIANAMDLFRTDIDVVVEATGNPIVGIAHALAAIDSGKHVMMVTVEADALAGPALAKRAKEAGVVYSMAFGDQPALIWELIDWARTSGFDVVCAGKGAKYLPGYHQMNPANVWDHWEFSDELKQSGQLNPNMHTSFRDGTKAAIEMAAVANAAGLVPGDAGLTFTPGNLEEIATVCRPKEVGGVLEHEGTVDVMSSYTREGDWIPHNTQEGVFVVVKATNDYVASCFQEYPWHPDPTGQYAALYRPYHYVGLELNVSIANAVLRGVATGTAVGFTADVVATAKTDLAAGATLDGEGGFAVYGKLVSARTSVREGYLPVALAHHVPLRRDVRQGESVRWDDVEIDDSLAQAIELRRETEALAASAVR; encoded by the coding sequence ATGAACCTCCACGAGCTGCTGCAGGAGCGCGAGGCCGCGGGCGACCCCATCCGGGTCGGCCTCATCGGCTCCGGCCGCTTCGGCACCATGTACCTGTCGCAGGCCAGGAACATCCCCGGCATCCGCGTCGCCGCGATCGCCGACATCGACACGGCCAGGGCGCGCGAGTCCCTCGCTCGCGTCGGATGGCCGGAGGATGCGATCGTCGACTCGGTCGACGACCTCGCCGAGGGCCGCACCGCCGTGATCGCGAACGCGATGGACCTCTTCCGCACCGACATCGACGTGGTGGTGGAGGCGACGGGCAACCCCATCGTCGGCATCGCGCACGCGCTCGCCGCGATCGACTCGGGCAAGCACGTCATGATGGTCACGGTCGAGGCGGATGCGCTCGCGGGCCCCGCGCTCGCGAAGCGCGCGAAGGAGGCCGGCGTCGTCTACTCGATGGCGTTCGGCGACCAGCCCGCGCTGATCTGGGAGCTCATCGACTGGGCGCGCACGTCGGGCTTCGACGTCGTCTGCGCCGGCAAGGGCGCCAAGTACCTGCCGGGCTACCACCAGATGAACCCCGCGAACGTCTGGGACCACTGGGAGTTCTCGGACGAGCTCAAGCAGTCGGGCCAGCTGAACCCCAACATGCACACCTCGTTCCGAGACGGCACGAAGGCGGCCATCGAGATGGCGGCCGTCGCGAACGCGGCCGGGCTCGTGCCCGGCGACGCGGGCCTCACGTTCACGCCCGGGAACCTCGAGGAGATCGCGACCGTCTGCCGTCCGAAGGAGGTCGGCGGCGTGCTCGAGCACGAGGGCACCGTCGACGTCATGTCGTCGTACACGCGCGAGGGCGACTGGATCCCCCACAACACCCAGGAGGGCGTCTTCGTCGTCGTGAAGGCGACGAACGACTACGTCGCGAGCTGCTTCCAGGAGTACCCGTGGCACCCGGACCCGACGGGGCAGTACGCGGCGCTCTACCGCCCGTACCACTACGTGGGCCTCGAGCTGAACGTGTCGATCGCGAACGCCGTCCTGCGCGGCGTCGCGACCGGCACCGCCGTCGGCTTCACGGCCGACGTCGTCGCGACGGCGAAGACGGATCTCGCGGCCGGTGCGACGCTCGACGGCGAGGGCGGGTTCGCGGTCTACGGCAAGCTCGTCTCCGCGCGGACGTCCGTGCGCGAGGGCTACCTGCCGGTCGCGCTCGCGCATCACGTGCCGCTGCGCCGCGACGTCCGGCAGGGCGAGTCCGTGCGCTGGGACGACGTCGAGATCGACGACTCGCTCGCACAGGCGATCGAGCTGCGACGCGAGACCGAGGCGCTCGCGGCATCCGCCGTCCGATGA
- a CDS encoding TRAP transporter substrate-binding protein, which translates to MHQRTIVRSVAVGAIALVALTGCRPSDSAPSGSGESEPLTLVLGHAGSDTDARQDASIRFAELVSEASDGQITVEIHPASTLGTWEEMIEGLQLGSTDIVIESLLSLESYTELASVETAPFLYEDYDQFEAVWSGDLGTEIVDAVSEASGYEPIGNLYRGPRVLTTSDPVASIADVQGMTIRTPSAPTMLQTWESIGARAEALPFNEVYSALESGVIDGQENPVDAILFNSIYEVNPYIAETNHVYANYHFILWEEALEGLTDEQQTIIRDAAEQVGVEYTENTIAQNEEYRAELEAGGAVFAEITDRDAWVEATQPVVDGLPDQVQTWVEEIRAM; encoded by the coding sequence ATGCATCAGCGCACCATCGTCCGCAGCGTCGCGGTCGGCGCCATCGCCCTCGTCGCCCTCACGGGCTGCCGTCCGAGCGACTCGGCCCCCTCGGGGTCGGGCGAGAGCGAGCCGCTCACCCTCGTCCTCGGCCACGCCGGCAGCGACACCGACGCGCGGCAGGACGCCTCGATCCGCTTCGCCGAGCTCGTGAGCGAGGCCTCCGACGGTCAGATCACGGTCGAGATCCACCCCGCGTCCACCCTGGGCACGTGGGAGGAGATGATCGAGGGCCTGCAGCTGGGCTCGACCGACATCGTGATCGAGAGCCTCCTCTCGCTCGAGTCGTACACCGAGCTCGCGAGCGTCGAGACCGCGCCGTTCCTCTACGAGGACTACGACCAGTTCGAGGCGGTCTGGAGCGGCGACCTCGGCACCGAGATCGTCGACGCCGTGAGCGAGGCGTCGGGCTACGAGCCGATCGGCAACCTCTACCGCGGCCCGCGCGTGCTGACGACGAGCGACCCCGTCGCATCCATCGCCGACGTGCAGGGCATGACGATCCGCACGCCGAGCGCACCCACCATGCTGCAGACGTGGGAGTCGATCGGCGCGCGCGCCGAGGCGCTGCCCTTCAACGAGGTCTACTCCGCGCTCGAGTCCGGCGTCATCGACGGCCAGGAGAACCCGGTCGACGCCATCCTCTTCAACTCGATCTACGAGGTGAACCCGTACATCGCCGAGACGAACCACGTCTACGCGAACTACCACTTCATCCTGTGGGAGGAGGCCCTCGAGGGCCTCACGGACGAGCAGCAGACGATCATCCGCGACGCGGCCGAGCAGGTCGGCGTCGAGTACACCGAGAACACGATCGCGCAGAACGAGGAGTACCGCGCCGAGCTCGAGGCCGGCGGCGCAGTGTTCGCCGAGATCACCGACCGCGACGCATGGGTCGAGGCGACCCAGCCCGTCGTCGACGGCCTGCCCGACCAGGTGCAGACGTGGGTCGAGGAGATCCGCGCCATGTGA